Proteins encoded together in one Variovorax paradoxus window:
- a CDS encoding methionine ABC transporter ATP-binding protein gives MTNHSPDAARGNAAPVIRLQSVQKSFALPSGEVFDAVQSLSLDIHQGDVFGLIGKSGAGKSTLLRLINLLERPDAGKVFVGGRDLTTLSRRELRDMRQNIGMIFQQFNLLQNATVFDNVAFPLKIHGRHSKAEIDARVRECLALVGLAEKIDTYPAQLSGGQKQRVAIARALAPRPQVLLCDEPTSALDTETTRALLETLRDINQKIGVTIVIVTHELSVVEVLCRNVAILEKGRLVEQFAVLDAPTQERKTALGREIDELVRRREREAREPITPRPLPAQRSAQEVAYV, from the coding sequence ATGACCAACCATTCGCCTGATGCGGCCCGCGGCAACGCGGCGCCGGTCATCCGACTTCAATCGGTGCAGAAGTCTTTTGCCTTGCCCAGCGGCGAGGTGTTCGACGCCGTGCAGTCGCTCTCGCTCGACATTCACCAGGGCGACGTGTTCGGCCTGATCGGCAAGAGCGGCGCGGGCAAGTCGACCCTGCTGCGCCTCATCAACCTGCTGGAGCGGCCCGATGCGGGCAAGGTCTTCGTCGGCGGGCGCGACCTGACGACGCTCTCGCGCCGCGAACTGCGCGACATGCGCCAGAACATCGGCATGATCTTCCAGCAGTTCAACCTGCTGCAGAACGCCACGGTGTTCGACAACGTGGCGTTTCCGCTGAAGATCCACGGCCGCCATTCGAAGGCCGAAATCGACGCCCGCGTGCGCGAGTGCCTGGCCCTGGTGGGGCTGGCCGAGAAGATCGACACATACCCGGCCCAGCTTTCGGGCGGGCAGAAGCAGCGCGTGGCCATCGCGCGTGCGCTGGCGCCGCGGCCGCAAGTGCTGCTGTGCGACGAGCCCACCTCGGCGCTCGACACCGAAACCACGCGCGCGCTGCTCGAAACGCTGCGCGACATCAACCAGAAGATCGGCGTGACCATCGTCATCGTGACGCACGAGCTCTCGGTGGTCGAGGTGCTGTGCCGCAATGTCGCCATCCTGGAAAAGGGCCGGCTGGTGGAGCAGTTTGCGGTGCTCGATGCGCCGACCCAAGAGCGCAAGACCGCACTGGGCCGTGAAATCGACGAACTGGTGCGCCGCCGCGAACGCGAGGCGCGCGAACCCATCACGCCGCGCCCCTTGCCGGCGCAGCGCAGCGCGCAGGAGGTGGCCTATGTTTGA